A genomic window from Osmia bicornis bicornis chromosome 6, iOsmBic2.1, whole genome shotgun sequence includes:
- the LOC114874521 gene encoding uncharacterized protein LOC114874521 isoform X2, protein MSTSADLVGYTHDFLAEFIQLYRSYPCLWQIRYKGYKDRLLRNRAYDALVQKLREVNPVANRETVIRKINTLRTAFRREYKKSVQTDVDKIEPPSPVPTPEASPLPTFQPVILETEGSYSRRISSSTIEPCRRKYQHESYQDRQTKEQSRELSPRPFATCMTDDDFETFGRYVASKLRKSMPRQCIIAEKIIADVLLRANLGTLEETTCLTEKVPSRCFLVMGDR, encoded by the exons ATGTCGACGTCGGCGGACCTGGTCGGCTACACGCACGACTTCCTAGCGGAGTTCATACAGCTGTACCGAAGCTATCCCTGCTTGTGGCAGATCAGGTACAAGGGATACAAGGACAGATTGCTGAGAAACCGTGCATACGATGCCCTTGTTCAAAAACTGAGAGAGGTGAATCCGGTCGCGAACAGAGAGACCGTGATACGAAAGATCAACACTCTGAGGACCGCGTTCAGGAGAGAGTACAAGAAG TCCGTCCAAACCGACGTAGACAAGATCGAACCACCGTCGCCCGTACCGACACCGGAAGCCAGCCCGCTCCCAACGTTCCAACCGGTGATCCTGGAAACCGAGGGTTCCTACTCGAGAAGGATCTCCTCTTCGACGATCGAGCCGTGTCGAAGGAAATATCAGCACGAAAGTTATCAGGATCGTCAAACGAAGGAACAGAGCAGAGAACTTTCCCCGAGACCGTTCGCTACCTGCATGACGGACGATGATTTCGAAACGTTCGGTCGTTACGTGGCAAGTAAATTGAGGAAATCGATGCCACGGCAGTGCATTATCGCCGAGAAGATAATCGCCGACGTTCTTTTACGGGCGAATCTTGGCACCTTGGAAGAAACCACTTGTCTTACGGAGAAAGTACCCTCACGTTGCTTCTTGGTTATGGGCGATCGTTAA
- the LOC114874521 gene encoding uncharacterized protein LOC114874521 isoform X1: MSTSADLVGYTHDFLAEFIQLYRSYPCLWQIRYKGYKDRLLRNRAYDALVQKLREVNPVANRETVIRKINTLRTAFRREYKKVRASQRVVKNPRRRYRSSLWYYDILKFVAEQNEASPFDEEGDITNASASMDLCQEEMSVQTDVDKIEPPSPVPTPEASPLPTFQPVILETEGSYSRRISSSTIEPCRRKYQHESYQDRQTKEQSRELSPRPFATCMTDDDFETFGRYVASKLRKSMPRQCIIAEKIIADVLLRANLGTLEETTCLTEKVPSRCFLVMGDR; encoded by the exons ATGTCGACGTCGGCGGACCTGGTCGGCTACACGCACGACTTCCTAGCGGAGTTCATACAGCTGTACCGAAGCTATCCCTGCTTGTGGCAGATCAGGTACAAGGGATACAAGGACAGATTGCTGAGAAACCGTGCATACGATGCCCTTGTTCAAAAACTGAGAGAGGTGAATCCGGTCGCGAACAGAGAGACCGTGATACGAAAGATCAACACTCTGAGGACCGCGTTCAGGAGAGAGTACAAGAAGGTGAGGGCATCGCAGAGAGTGGTAAAGAATCCTCGACGACGTTACAGATCCTCGTTATGGTACTACGACATATTAAAGTTCGTCGCGGAACAGAACGAAGCGAGCCCGTTCGACGAGGAGGGGGATATTACGAACGCCTCGGCATCGATGGATCTCTGTCAAGAGGAGATG TCCGTCCAAACCGACGTAGACAAGATCGAACCACCGTCGCCCGTACCGACACCGGAAGCCAGCCCGCTCCCAACGTTCCAACCGGTGATCCTGGAAACCGAGGGTTCCTACTCGAGAAGGATCTCCTCTTCGACGATCGAGCCGTGTCGAAGGAAATATCAGCACGAAAGTTATCAGGATCGTCAAACGAAGGAACAGAGCAGAGAACTTTCCCCGAGACCGTTCGCTACCTGCATGACGGACGATGATTTCGAAACGTTCGGTCGTTACGTGGCAAGTAAATTGAGGAAATCGATGCCACGGCAGTGCATTATCGCCGAGAAGATAATCGCCGACGTTCTTTTACGGGCGAATCTTGGCACCTTGGAAGAAACCACTTGTCTTACGGAGAAAGTACCCTCACGTTGCTTCTTGGTTATGGGCGATCGTTAA
- the LOC114874518 gene encoding uncharacterized protein LOC114874518, giving the protein MDGGTRARVEEEKALDSSRLRSSARLGFASSSSAGSSRIARRKRKKSRRQQRHNSNVDDEDELVVVGGGGDVGVGSGVGSSTSGGTLDAIPAIKEEQQQQQQQQPRNRQSHTNEPQRNLTRGGSSTRAAASSLSTGITLLNRRTANKRSSRRCNANARRNAMTMDLQRLIAEVHARPAIWDQKNVNYHNRDVILKMWREIARACEVSTDIAKSKWKHLRDNFRNELKKTYRGKCDGGANEHDSKWVWFKSLFFLRDQMNSRVIGCTIPQNCSSALRSSPVGTQIEPQIDILEGHEETQFDDLDGDSCQSLLSNDDALHQVMPPPKMNKIGRKRTLLDAMENDYTELDRKRFESLQKRLSVSQEEEDDTYHFLMSVRNPLKSLPLDRQMFVRLKIQELVYNEINNCQNQQQYEGSQDVKPPRAVNTVGGCGTNESRCGAGDIGVGGGRSDGGGDVDDDGGGGNESVTGVGQSAGNGSNHPPSLLQNCTTEGSNDVAFFG; this is encoded by the exons ATGGACGGCGGCACGCGTGCACGAGTCGAGGAGGAAAAAGCCCTGGATTCGTCTCGCCTGCGATCCTCTGCTCGGCTCGGCTTCGCGAGCTCCTCCTCGGCTGGCAGCTCTCGTATCGCCAGGcgcaagaggaagaagagcAGACGACAGCAGCGACATAACAGTAACGTCGACGACGAGGACGAGCTCGTCGTCGTCGGTGGCGGCGGTGACGTTGGCGTCGGCAGCGGTGTAGGCTCTTCCACTAGCGGCGGAACTCTCGACGCGATCCCCGCGATCAAAGAggaacaacaacaacaacaacaacaacagccaAGAAATCGGCAATCCCACACCAACGAACCTCAACGAAACTTAACCAGAGGAGGAAGCAGCACGCGCGCGGCTGCCTCCTCCCTTAGCACCGGCATCACGCTTCTCAACCGTCGAACTGCCAACAAGCGATCGTCCAGGAGATGCAACGCGAACGCCCGTAGGAACGCGATGACGATGGATCTCCAGAGGCTGATCGCAGAGGTGCACGCTAGGCCCGCGATCTGGGACCAGAAGAACGTCAACTATCACAATCGCGACGTCATCCTGAAGATGTGGCGAGAGATCGCGAGGGCTTGCGAGGTCTCCA CGGACATCGCGAAATCGAAATGGAAGCACTTGCGAGACAATTTTCGGAACGAATTGAAGAAAACTTATCGAGGGAAATGCGACGGTGGCGCCAACGAGCACGATTCGAAGTGGGTTTGGTTCAAAAGTCTCTTTTTCCTGCGAGATCAAATGAACTCCAGGGTGATCGGGTGTACCATTCCTCAGAATTGTTCGTCAGCACTTCGCTCGTCGCCCGTTGGAACACAGATCGAACCGCAGATAGACATTCTAGAAGGTCACGAGGAAACTCAATTCGACGACCTAGATGGCGATTCTTGTCAATCCTTACTTTCGAACGACGATGCTTTGCATCAGGTTATGCCACCGCCTAAAATGAACAAGATCGGTAGGAAAAGAACTTTGTTGGATGCGATGGAGAACGATTACACCGAACTCGATCGTAAAAGATTCGAATCGCTGCAAAAGAGGTTAAGCGTGTCGCAAGAGGAAGAAGACGATACTTATCATTTTCTAATGAGCGTACGAAATCCGCTCAAGAGTTTACCGCTCGACAGGCAAATGTTCGTCAGGTTAAAGATACAGGAGCTCGTCTACaacgaaataaataattgtcaGAACCAACAACAGTACGAAGGATCGCAGGACGTGAAACCTCCCCGAGCAGTGAACACCGTCGGAGGCTGCGGTACCAACGAATCTCGTTGCGGCGCCGGTGATATTGGCGTCGGTGGTGGTAGGAGCGACGGAGGTGGCGACGTTGACGACGATGGTGGGGGTGGAAACGAAAGCGTAACAGGGGTAGGACAGAGTGCCGGCAACGGGTCGAATCACCCTCCATCGTTACTTCAGAATTGCACGACAGAGGGTTCCAACGACGTTGCCTTCTTcggttaa